The Bombus pascuorum chromosome 11, iyBomPasc1.1, whole genome shotgun sequence genome includes the window TAAAGCTGTTTCAGCACCTCTCTGGGGAAGTTATCGCCGTCGTTCAGTTCCGAGAGGTTCTCGATAAATTCGTTACACGACATCTTTCTACCGATATTCTGACCGTGTAGGTCGGTATTGAGCAGCATTATGGCGCAGGTTAAGGTATGAACAGCGtctgaaataaacgaaacgacccaataaataaatataaggcATCGGCGTGTACAAGGATGCAACAGAAGTGAATGTTTACCCTGAGAATTAAATGCACCCGGATTACAATCGAGAAATCTCTTGGAGAAATGTACAAGAaccctctctctttcctgGGTCTCCCCAGTCAAAGAGAACTGGGCAAGGAACTTTCTGAGAGCCACGTCCAGCGTGTCCCGTTCGAAGCTGAAGTATCTCAAGTATTCTTCGGCTACCGCTCTACTAAAGTCGTTGCTGCAATGCCCAAACGAGACAACATCTTATAACATCTCCAAAACAGTTTCAAACATGAATTCGCTAGGTAAACCTTGGTATTCCGCTCAAACATGCTTGAACCTTCTGGGAATATTTGTTAAACTGATATTATTTAGactcgaaattgaaataaaaaacgagTCAGTTGATTATTGGTAggtgattttttaaaatcattcTTCCAGAAGTGACTTAGATTTCGTTCGATGCGAACTGCGCTGAGAAGTTGTAAAATAGAATTAGGCGTTTTACAATCTTTCTTACATTCTCGGCTTACATTTGTCGAAAAGCTCTGATAAATTTTACTGTAATAAGTATTTTACATCGTAAGATATGTATGCGAATCAAATGATACATCTACAATGAAATagttagaaaatgaaaacagcAAGGagcattcaatttttattataatcggATATCCTAATATTTATGTCCTATTATCTTCTTAAGGAAGTAATTGCAATATTGTTCTCCGGTTTGAAAATTCGGAACGATAAAGGAATAATAAACCTAGAGTCGACCGAGATTATTCTGaaaaatcttataaaaatttcaggtCGTTTCTTTAGTCCGTAAAGTGTGTACGTACTTTTTGCTAAGGTGTCTAGAGACGTCAGACTTTTTGAAGCCGTCCAAGGAGTATAGCCTCTTGGCCAATCGAACTGCCGATGGTAGGTCCACCGCTTTCGGACTGTAATGGAAGCTGTGCAAACTTTCGATGTCGCTCTCTTCGTCCGCAGACTGCGGCGGTGATGCACCTCCGTGCTTGTCCTCGTAGTTGCCGATGTTCAGAGCTTCGTTCTCGTCCTCGCTCTCCTTCAGCTCCTACAGAGAGGAAATATAAGATGAAAGAGATAAAGAACAAAATGGGTACGTAAAGTAACACCCATCTTGCGGTCGCGTTTTGACACCGATACGACTCTAACAGGGATGACGACCACTTCCAGGAAATATATTGTACGCGAGCAGAAACATCGAAGTAAgcgtgtaattttataaatttatttacgttACATCAGAGAAATCTCGCGCTATGTCGCGAAGGAGAATTCTAAGGATCTTTCTCTTCGCTACTGTTTTAGATTTTGCGATTTTACGAACTTCGAACAAGTctacatatttataacattgttTTCTTCTTACGAGTGAATACGATAAGTAGTAAAGTTGCATGCtttaagaaagaaacggaTAGACGCGAGTAACAGACACGTTGATAGAGATTTCGCAATGACGATTGACAAAGGGAAAAGGACTCGCACTTGTCTCTTATCCAAGATCTTCTCTCGCAAGCTTCACCTCACGAATCGATATTCCCGAGAACCGTAAAGATTGTAAAACCGAAGAAACGAATGTCGTACCTGATACCCGACGAACTCAGGCGTGGTATTGCCAGTCGGCCGTTGCACGGTGTTCTGCGCGGTAGACGTGGGCACGAGTTCCGGATTGCTGAGATTGCCCCGTCGCCTATTCTGCCTGGGACTGGTGTTCCTCGCCGCGGTGGCGTCCTTGTCCGGCCCCTTCACCTGTATCACTATCCTATGCTCGGTATTCTCCTGCGCCGGTGTATACGCGTTCGACGCCGGTGGTACAGAAGCAGCCGCCGCTGTCGCCTTCAACCTCCTCTGCGGTGGCTCGCTGGCGAGTATCGTCGAGTCACTGTCACTCGGATCACTGACCATCATGATATCGCGTGCACTGAGTATGTCCATAGTTTCCTCGTCGTTGTAGTCGGGACTGGACATGTTGCTGATAGCCTCGGACTGGCTGAGATCACCGTTGGTGGGATGAAGGCCGGAGGCCGAGGAGGTGGTCCCGTCGCCGGAGGGGCCCAGGGCTGAGGCGCTGGTGCCCGTGGGTACCGGCGGTGGGAACCTACGGGATCCAGAATTGGAGGACATGACGGAGGATGAGACCGAGGTAGGGGAGGTTGGCGATAAGGATCTTTGGGGACTAGTTCCCTCCGTCGAGGAGCTACTCGACGAAGATTGCGAGGAGCTGCCGTTCTGACAGCAGGAGGTGCGCTCCGAGGCGGACGGCGAGCTAACTGGCGCGTTGTACGTCCAGACGATTCGATCGCTGGACAAACCCTGGCCGCTGTCAGGTCGAGTGTCCAACAGGGTGTTCAAGCTGGACGTGACGTCGTCGTCAATGTCAATGTCCACCGCGCTCATTGACGGATCCTTTTGGAATTGCAAGTGGTCCTCGGAGCGCGAGGTGCGAACGAAGCCGCTCGAATAACCGAAACTCGCGGCATTTTGTTTGTTAGTATCGCTCTGGCCTGGACACTGGCCGCTCTCACGTTTGCTGATCCCGACCGGTGAGGTGCTGGCCGAATTCGAACCGGTACACTTGTAAGCACGGTGATGGCCCAGCATCTCGTTAGGACTGGTCGGTACCGAGTTATGATGGTGGTGATTGTGGTGATTATGGTGATGGTGGGTATGATGATTGTTGTACCTCAGCGAGTCGACCTTCTTCTGGTGCTTCGGGAGCAGGCCGCTGCTCTGCTGCGTGCGCGACAGGTTCAGCATTAGATCGCCGGTCATCATGTACGCTTCGAACCTGCATTCAtcgcgttattcgttagttatCTTAAGCTTGTATATCGGTCAGGTTTCATCTAGCTTTTGTCTGATTATACGATTGATTCTACTGAAAAAAGCAAATCGATAAGACGGAGAAGCGACAGAAGTGATCAAGTCTTCGATCATGAGTTCCTTCTGTCTGGTGATACGAGTAATCGAGTTGAGAAGGAAAATTGACGAGCAAGATAATCCGTACAAACGACAAAATCTATCATTCGATGATTCGTTCTTCGTTTTCCTTCGTAAAAAGCAATCTTTCGTATTCATTCCCTATATTCATTCACGAAAAcggaataaatttcatttggtGAAAGGTTCGACGCTTCTCCGAGATACATATTACGAATACCACGAAAACATcgtaagagaaagagaagaaaatgtttaaaaatcgCGTAATACCGTTCAGAAGCTTTCTCTTTTGAGAAAAAGAATTCCATGAAAGAGGAATTCCCTACCTAGGCGTGTTCTTCTGCCTGGAGAACTTGTCGCCGGAGAGAGGCTCCCATTGGGCACGTTCTTCCTCCTTGAAACTATCCACTGGCGGAAGTAGCGCCTCTAGTTCAGAGGATCCGGAAGCGTCACTGTAGGATCCGTTGCTTCTCGTCGCATACTGCTTCGCTGCAGTCGGTTCCTGTGGCGAGCCACCCGGAAGTTCCGGTGTTCCTGGCTTTCTTGGTTCCATATCTTCGCCGTTACCCGATGACACTGGCCTGGGGTTATTCACGAAGGTCATCGCCTCGTGAGGGATTTTGGTCGAATCCGTCTCGTCGCATGCCGGCTGTCCAGGTGACAACAGCCGACGCACGTGAGCTTTTATTGCAGGATCTGAGGAAATTACGTTGCTATCTTATCCGCTGGCTTTGATAATCGCGATTATTCTGTTCAGCGACTGTTCTGAGACGAGAAGATTACTCATCTTCTGATTAAAGATATAGATTTATAGATAAAGATTGGATTTGTcattgaaacaataaatttcattaattttcagaaagtttcaaaattttcctAAGTCGCTGCGGATTGTCGGTCGAGTTGTGAGTTTCTCGTTCTGTTATGACTTGTCTGTTGGGTTTTTTGGTTTGACGAAAGCGTCGGTGATATCAGGAAGTTGTTTCAGATCAGAATTAAAGGGAAGGATTACATGTTGTGCGTGTTTCATCGATTTAACATAGATATCTAATGGATAAAGATTGTGAAACTATCGTGAGAAGTATGTCGGTGCTTCAAATTTGCTGATGTTTCGACTGAATAATCCCTAGGCGACTTTACATTATCGCAAAAGAATTGTGTTGAAGTTTGCGATTGgaaattctttaatatatcAATCGTCGAATTCTCTATGTTTCATCGAAAGAACGAATCAGACAAGTAGTCGGTATCGATATATAAGGCAAGACGCCAGACGTCAAGGAATTAATCAAGAAATCGCCACAactactattacgcagaacaGAGAAGCTGTTTCTGTTTATCCACAAAAATTTCTCGTCGATCAAAGGACCTCGATCAATAACAAACTTTCCACAACTGAAGCAATATTCCAAATCTTCCAATGCGTGTTCCGACTCTCTCATTTTCAAATCTCAAACGAAGAAAACTGATAAGTGATACGCGTAGTAGTGTGAAAGGGTGAAAAAGTTGCCATAACCACTGCTATACGAAGCGGAGGAGCTTCTCTTCATCCGGAGAAATTTATCGTCGACGCGTGCAGCGCTTCAAAGCGTCCGCGGGCAACGCGTCCCCCGGTCGACGCCAAAGAAAACTCAGCGAGCGTCGCGTCGACGTGCCATCCGGCTGGAAACACGCCGGAGCAACTTCGATTCCCGCGGGGGCGGCTTGGTCTGGAGCGCGATTTACGAGCGGCAGAACTCGCCCTTAAATAATGCAGCTATACGCCTACGTTGttcgacgacaacgacgacgacgtcggCGACGGCACCGCTGGCTGATGTCGTTTCGCGTTTACTTTGTTTCGCAACGAAAACGAGCGTTCACCAGAGCGAGTTTATGATCCGCCGCCGAGAAGCGCAATATCCAAGCTGCGGAGAGTCTGTCTGCCTCGAGGGCCTGCGTTTCCTTCCAAAGGACTTTAATGGATGTTTCTAGGGTAGGTTGTTTGTTAACTTGGCGTTTCGTCGCTGGAAAAAGGGGTTGTTAGCCCGTTTTTGGGGGTACAAGTGGATTAAACGGGAAATGGAGGAGGAACGGAAACGGAGATCGAGGTCGTTTGGGTTTTCGAGCTGTCGGAGTTTCTGTTGTTATTAGGCAATGTACAGTGGCTCGCAAAAGAATTCGTACGCTTAGCACAGATCATCTTTACGTGTGTATAGTGTGCGTCTTATACCTCCATTAacatataatagaatataatgtaattcaGATATTTTGTTAGAGATATAATAAGACACGACGACTACCGAAATTATATTGGCAGAATTTGGATCCAatctggaaatatatatacaagttgaaagatattttttattgtattcttatattcagtaaaaaattagtatacgaTATGAATAGTCGCGTCAAGCATATAATAAGCGTGCAAAATGCCGCACTGAATACTCGAAATGTTCCATACGATACACGTAAtatgttcataaaagataaaagaagacaAGCGTACGAATAGACGTACGAATTTCCACTGTACATAGTTGGATAAACAGAATGTTCACGCAAAGTACGAGAAGTATAGGAGGACGTTATGATAAATCGTGTTTTGCGTGATTGTTAGACTTCTTCCTATTGGTTTTGCAATTGAAAATATGCTTTCACTGCGTTACTTATGTTCTCAGATCTCCATGAAGTTTCGTAGATTTGTCATCGctttttcaaagttttataAATCAGTTTGTTCCATTTGTCAACCTCTGTAGCCACCAAGTAATAACGAAATCGGAAGTCGACAAAAATGcgattatcatatttttctcgtGTGATTTTCGCacgtaaaatatgaaagacaTAATACGTGAATAATATGCACGCACAAGTAAATCAACGTTCGTCAGgtgtataaataaaagcaGACGAGATATCCCGTTTAAAGACAAAACAAACTCCATTACCAATTTTcgctaaaaataattatttttataaaaatcctcGTTCTATTAACGAACCGACAATCCGCTAAAAATACACCGGTCGTAAAATTTCCTTAAAATTCCCAACAAACTTCCCGCAATGCCCAACAACGTGGATAGCTACTATTTTCCTCGTTGGAGGCGAGTTTTCCGTGCATCGTCTTCCCGCAGACCGTGACTAATCAATGAGTCGCTCTGATAGAAAATCGTTTGTTATCCGAACGCGTCGTTTGATCGTTGGCTCGTGCGCTTAATTACCTGCCCTCGacattctctcttttttttcctcgttttttcttccccttcattctcttccttttcccttGTCGCGTGGAACACGCGTGAACGACGAACAGCTGGCGTCGCCTAAGCGTGCAGACACCAGCCTCGGGTAAAAGCGTCATCGAACGTTACAAGGAGTCCCAGGGCAGACGCACGATCGCGTTTTCCTATCGGTTATTATCGCgcaattctattattacgatCAGGTTCAAGAGCGACTATATGCGCGTGCACCGAGTTCTATCATTAGATCGTCGGAGTTCACTCACCAGCTGACGTACAACCGGTCTACGTGTTCTCGGTTCATGGACGTGGTGATCGTCTAAATTTGTGGAGCACGACGGGAAAGGATATATCTCACGATACTATAAATTCACTATCGATTTCGAAGCGCAAGCTTTGGAAGACTACAATTTCTAGAAGCGAAATTTGTTACTATTTTAAATGCTATTTAAATTAAGCGATAAATAATAGGAGAAGAACAAGTTTTGAGAAGAGTCGATTTCTAAGAAGATTAGCTACATAATTTGTTATTGGTTCggatgataattaaattaagcgATAAGTGGCATCAggaatttgttaatatttcaaatggtAATTAAACTGAGCGATAAATGGTACTATAAATttagtgaaacaaattttaagaGTAATGCTCTTAGGAGGTTTcgtattataaacataatttattattattttaaataccaattaaattaaacgataaatgaTACCGTAAATCTAATATAGaacaataattttcagaaactaTTGAAATTATTGTGAAACGAAAATATGCTCGTCTATTCTCGTTTATTCGATTGGAAATTTGCGATTGTAATAATTTGCATAATAGACCTGGAGATATCTACTAAGACGTAGACTCGAACAATGTACTGTATTCAGCAAATCCCAGCTCAACCTGATGACGTAAACATATCCTAAATCAATTATGTCTCCATGAATGAGATGTTCATCGTCTACGTTAATTAGTAGATTAATATTTGGGACGATTTGCGGCATGACAATGAAAATACTAATAATGAGAAGAAAGGGAAACCACTAGTTATCT containing:
- the LOC132912255 gene encoding PH and SEC7 domain-containing protein isoform X5; amino-acid sequence: MAEELVVTLNRGDSSGFGFSLLGTAGLPHVIYDIVENSPAAKSGKVEAGDVILRVNEVDVNRFSTKEVLKCLRLSSDPVTLKLRRDPAIKAHVRRLLSPGQPACDETDSTKIPHEAMTFVNNPRPVSSGNGEDMEPRKPGTPELPGGSPQEPTAAKQYATRSNGSYSDASGSSELEALLPPVDSFKEEERAQWEPLSGDKFSRQKNTPRFEAYMMTGDLMLNLSRTQQSSGLLPKHQKKVDSLRYNNHHTHHHHNHHNHHHHNSVPTSPNEMLGHHRAYKCTGSNSASTSPVGISKRESGQCPGQSDTNKQNAASFGYSSGFVRTSRSEDHLQFQKDPSMSAVDIDIDDDVTSSLNTLLDTRPDSGQGLSSDRIVWTYNAPVSSPSASERTSCCQNGSSSQSSSSSSSTEGTSPQRSLSPTSPTSVSSSVMSSNSGSRRFPPPVPTGTSASALGPSGDGTTSSASGLHPTNGDLSQSEAISNMSSPDYNDEETMDILSARDIMMVSDPSDSDSTILASEPPQRRLKATAAAASVPPASNAYTPAQENTEHRIVIQVKGPDKDATAARNTSPRQNRRRGNLSNPELVPTSTAQNTVQRPTGNTTPEFVGYQELKESEDENEALNIGNYEDKHGGASPPQSADEESDIESLHSFHYSPKAVDLPSAVRLAKRLYSLDGFKKSDVSRHLSKNNDFSRAVAEEYLRYFSFERDTLDVALRKFLAQFSLTGETQERERVLVHFSKRFLDCNPGAFNSQDAVHTLTCAIMLLNTDLHGQNIGRKMSCNEFIENLSELNDGDNFPREVLKQLYNAIKSFPLEWAFGAYWLFRDEEGDETANQAIQQGDGPAISGTGNPFLDVPNVTGATEFKKGYVMRKCCFDSNGKKTPFGKRGWKMYYCTLRELVLYLHKDEHGFRNDSLHNAIRIHHALATKASDYTKKEHVFRLQTADQAEYLFQTSDSKELQSWIDTINFVCASFSCQPLAGAVGSQRKFQRPLLPCSHTKLSPREQLRDHEERVSKLEAELEEHRRHPPERGAKALTVQNYKEKDAYLHHELKRYKTYAYLLRSRLAFTEVEPSLVESSIGEVDEGSGALLNSEVALIPPPVPDRPAINRIEPVSS
- the LOC132912255 gene encoding PH and SEC7 domain-containing protein isoform X1; this translates as MAEELVVTLNRGDSSGFGFSLLGTAGLPHVIYDIVENSPAAKSGKVEAGDVILRVNEVDVNRFSTKEVLKCLRLSSDPVTLKLRRDPAIKAHVRRLLSPGQPACDETDSTKIPHEAMTFVNNPRPVSSGNGEDMEPRKPGTPELPGGSPQEPTAAKQYATRSNGSYSDASGSSELEALLPPVDSFKEEERAQWEPLSGDKFSRQKNTPRFEAYMMTGDLMLNLSRTQQSSGLLPKHQKKVDSLRYNNHHTHHHHNHHNHHHHNSVPTSPNEMLGHHRAYKCTGSNSASTSPVGISKRESGQCPGQSDTNKQNAASFGYSSGFVRTSRSEDHLQFQKDPSMSAVDIDIDDDVTSSLNTLLDTRPDSGQGLSSDRIVWTYNAPVSSPSASERTSCCQNGSSSQSSSSSSSTEGTSPQRSLSPTSPTSVSSSVMSSNSGSRRFPPPVPTGTSASALGPSGDGTTSSASGLHPTNGDLSQSEAISNMSSPDYNDEETMDILSARDIMMVSDPSDSDSTILASEPPQRRLKATAAAASVPPASNAYTPAQENTEHRIVIQVKGPDKDATAARNTSPRQNRRRGNLSNPELVPTSTAQNTVQRPTGNTTPEFVGYQELKESEDENEALNIGNYEDKHGGASPPQSADEESDIESLHSFHYSPKAVDLPSAVRLAKRLYSLDGFKKSDVSRHLSKNNDFSRAVAEEYLRYFSFERDTLDVALRKFLAQFSLTGETQERERVLVHFSKRFLDCNPGAFNSQDAVHTLTCAIMLLNTDLHGQNIGRKMSCNEFIENLSELNDGDNFPREVLKQLYNAIKSFPLEWAFGAYWLFRDEEGDETANQAIQQGDGPAISGTGNPFLDVPNVTGATEFKKGYVMRKCCFDSNGKKTPFGKRGWKMYYCTLRELVLYLHKDEHGFRNDSLHNAIRIHHALATKASDYTKKEHVFRLQTADQAEYLFQTSDSKELQSWIDTINFVCASFSCQPLAGAVGSQRKFQRPLLPCSHTKLSPREQLRDHEERVSKLEAELEEHRRHPPERGAKALTVQNYKEKDAYLHHELKRYKTYAYLLRSRLAFTEVEPSLVESSIGEVDEGSGALLNSEVALIPPPVPDRPAINRYSYRAAIYNRNLLNGQDYGGDIG
- the LOC132912255 gene encoding PH and SEC7 domain-containing protein isoform X3 yields the protein MPCFTYCLWCCCRPLDRYLSRRGDRFDYVEYIPLYQVEAGDVILRVNEVDVNRFSTKEVLKCLRLSSDPVTLKLRRDPAIKAHVRRLLSPGQPACDETDSTKIPHEAMTFVNNPRPVSSGNGEDMEPRKPGTPELPGGSPQEPTAAKQYATRSNGSYSDASGSSELEALLPPVDSFKEEERAQWEPLSGDKFSRQKNTPRFEAYMMTGDLMLNLSRTQQSSGLLPKHQKKVDSLRYNNHHTHHHHNHHNHHHHNSVPTSPNEMLGHHRAYKCTGSNSASTSPVGISKRESGQCPGQSDTNKQNAASFGYSSGFVRTSRSEDHLQFQKDPSMSAVDIDIDDDVTSSLNTLLDTRPDSGQGLSSDRIVWTYNAPVSSPSASERTSCCQNGSSSQSSSSSSSTEGTSPQRSLSPTSPTSVSSSVMSSNSGSRRFPPPVPTGTSASALGPSGDGTTSSASGLHPTNGDLSQSEAISNMSSPDYNDEETMDILSARDIMMVSDPSDSDSTILASEPPQRRLKATAAAASVPPASNAYTPAQENTEHRIVIQVKGPDKDATAARNTSPRQNRRRGNLSNPELVPTSTAQNTVQRPTGNTTPEFVGYQELKESEDENEALNIGNYEDKHGGASPPQSADEESDIESLHSFHYSPKAVDLPSAVRLAKRLYSLDGFKKSDVSRHLSKNNDFSRAVAEEYLRYFSFERDTLDVALRKFLAQFSLTGETQERERVLVHFSKRFLDCNPGAFNSQDAVHTLTCAIMLLNTDLHGQNIGRKMSCNEFIENLSELNDGDNFPREVLKQLYNAIKSFPLEWAFGAYWLFRDEEGDETANQAIQQGDGPAISGTGNPFLDVPNVTGATEFKKGYVMRKCCFDSNGKKTPFGKRGWKMYYCTLRELVLYLHKDEHGFRNDSLHNAIRIHHALATKASDYTKKEHVFRLQTADQAEYLFQTSDSKELQSWIDTINFVCASFSCQPLAGAVGSQRKFQRPLLPCSHTKLSPREQLRDHEERVSKLEAELEEHRRHPPERGAKALTVQNYKEKDAYLHHELKRYKTYAYLLRSRLAFTEVEPSLVESSIGEVDEGSGALLNSEVALIPPPVPDRPAINRYSYRAAIYNRNLLNGQDYGGDIG